GTCCGCTTAAACTCGAACTTGCTATGTTCCGTGAGCTTGAAGCGTTTTCAAAGTTCGGCTCTGATTTGGATAAATCTACACAGGCTAAACTGAAACGCGGTGCTTTACTTACTGAAATTCTTAAGCAACAGCAGTTTTCACCAATACCTGTTGATAAACAGATTGTGCTTATTTATGCTGCTACAAATGGTTTTCTTGATGAAATTCCATTGGATGACATTCACAGATTTGAAAAAGAATATTTCGAATTTCTTGATAATTTACATTCAGATGTTCTTAATGATATTAAGGATAAAAAGGAAATTACTAAAGAAAACAATACAAAGCTTACAGAAGCAATAACAAGTTTTGTTGCAAATTTCAAAAAATCAATAGCTTAATTATGATTGTTCTGACTGGTGGTGCCGGTTTTATAGGCTCATGTTTTCTAAAAACTCTTAACGACAAGGGCATCTCAGATGTCCTTGTCGTTGACCGTTTAGGTAATGGTACAAAGTGGAAAAATCTGACAGGCAAAAAGTTTGAGCGGTTTGAAAATAAAGTTGTTTTTAGAGAAAATCTCAAAAATGGAAAATACGACGGTCAGATTACTGCTGTTTTTCATTTTGGAGCTTGTTCATCTACTACTGAAACTGATAATGACTATCTGATTGATAATAATTATCAGTATTCAATTGATTTAGCGGAATTTTGCCTTAGAAATAGTGTTAAGTTTATTTATGCAAGTTCTGCTGCTACTTATGGCAATGGTGATAATGGTTACAGTGATGAAACTTATGACGAGCTTAAACCATTGAATGGCTATGGCTTCTCCAAGCAGCTCTTTGATTTGTGGGTTATTCAAAATGGTTACGATAAAATATTTACAGGTCTTAAATTCTTTAATGTTTTTGGCCCGAATGAATACCACAAAGGTGATATGGCGAGTATGATTTATAAATCATACAATCAGATTAAATCCATAGGTATGGTCAGACTGTTTAAATCCAACACTTCTGAATATTCTGATGGAAGCCAAATGCGTGATTTTATTTATGTAAAAGATGCCTGTGAAGTGATCTGGCAACTTTACACTAAAGGTATTCAGGGCGGTATTTTGAATCTCGGCACCGGCAAATCAAGGTCTTGGAATGATTTGGCTAATGCTGTTTTCATGGCTTTAAATCTAAATTCTAACATTGAGTACATTAATATGCCTGAAAATTTGACAAATCAGTATCAGAATTTTACTGAAGCAGAAATGAAAAAATTGAAAGTTTTGGGTTTGGATTTCAATTTTGCAAGTCTTGAAGACTCTGTAAATGATTACGTTACTAACTATTTATCAAAAAATTATTTAGTTTATTAGTTCTTCGGAAAATTAAAATGGCTACTTTAAGAGATATAAGAAACAGAATTAAAGGCGTAAAAAATACTGCTAAGATTACATCTGCGATGAAGATGGTATCAACAGCTAAACTTAAACGTGCACAAAATGCTATCGAATCAGCACGCCCTTATTTCGAGAAACTTGATATGATACTATCAAATGTTTCCTCCACATTGGGAAGTGATTATACAAATCCTCTTCTCAGACAATCTGATGATGTAAAAAATATTCTCCTTATTGTGGTGACATCCGATAGAGGTCTTTGCGGCTCTTTCAATACGAATTTGCTGAAAGAAGCAGTCCATTTACTTAATAACCAGTTCCCAAAGGATTATCCAAGTTCGCAAACAAAAGTGATTGCAATTGGAAAAAAGGCTGTGTCATTCTTTAAAAAAAGGCACTATTTCGTAGCAGCGGAATTTCAGGGAATTTTCTCAGAGCTGAATTTTACTATTGCACAAGAAATTGTAAATGCTTATGAATCTGATTTTATTGAAGCAAAATATGATAAAATTATGATCCTCGGAAATGAATTTATTACTGTCATGAAGCAAGAGCCAAGATTACGTAATATTCTGCCTATAGTTTCAGGTGAATCTATAACAATTGGTAAGCAAAAGAAAGAAGAAAAAACGACGGCTGATTATATTTTTGAGCCTGATAAAAAAGCTATATTAGATGACTTACTCCCAAAACTTGTAAATATCAAAATATGGCGGTCAATTCTCGAATCCAATGCAGCTGAACAGGCAGCAAGACGATTTGCTATGGATAACGCCACTAGAAATGCAAAAGAGCTTATTTCTATGCTTGAATTACAGTACAATAAAGCCCGTCAGGCTTCTATTACTACCGAAATGCTCGAAATCGTCGGCGGTGCTGAAGCTCTCAGAGCTCACTGATGATACGGATAAGTGACGGCAATGCAGGATTATTTTAATGAAAAAAAAGGTAAAATTATATTTTACTGATTTTTGGGCTACTTTTGATATTTATGATAATTACTTTGTCAATATATTGAAAGACCATTTCGATGTTGATATTGATGCCCAAAATCCTGATTTCCTCTTTTATTCAAATTTTGGTATAGAATATCAAAATTATAATTGTATTAGAATATATTTCACAGGTGAAAACTGCCGTCCAGATTTTAATCATTGCGACTGGGCTTTTTCATTTGATTATTCAGACGACAACCGCAATTACCGACTTCCGCTTTATGCACTTTTTGCAGATATGAATGAGCTTTTAAAACCAAAAGAAACCTATAAAATCCTGAATGAAAAATCAGAATTTTGTAACTTCATTTATTCTAATCCGGGTCCCGAAAAGCGAAAACTAATTTTTGATAAGCTTTCAAATTATAAAAAAATTCATTCTGCAGGCAGGTATCTAAATAATATCGGTGGACCTATTGGTGGATTTGAAAAGGAAAAACGTGAGTATATCCGAAAATTCAAATTTACTTTTGCTTTCGAGAATAGCTCATATCCCGGATATACAACAGAAAAAATCCTCGACCCGCTGCTTTGTGGAAGCATACCAATATATTGGGGAAATCCATTAGTAGCTAAGGATTTCAACCCGAAAAGTTTTATAAATTATCATGATTATAACAGCGACGAGGAATTTATAGAGGCAATAATTAAGTATGATAATGATGATGATTTATACCGCCAAATGATTTCCGAGCCACCTTTTGAAAATAATCTTATAAATAAATTTGTTGATAAGCAAAATGTTTCTAATAGATTAAAATATATTCTTGAGCAGAATATTGTGCCAGTTTCATCAAAATCTTCAGCTTTTTCAAAAAATATTCTTATATCTTCTGCATGGAGGTTGTCATCTAATATTCGCTACAGAGCCGGCAAGCTTACCAACAAGATTAAAATATTCTCTCTTGACCGTCTAAAAGTGAAATGGCTTAAGTTTAGAGAAAATTCAAAGTTTTAGAGCGCAGGATAAATCAAGTTGCAATCCAAAAATAAAAGTATATTAAAAAACCACACCTAAAAGGATGTGGTTTTTAAAATTTCTGCTGAGTTGTATGGACAAATCTCTTAATTCTCAACTATCAAATATTTTCAGAAACTACCTTATTAATTGAAATCAATAAGCAGTGAGAACCTCATGGTATTGGCAAGCGGGTGATTTTCTTCAATTGTGTTAATGAAGCTGAAATCAAGACTGAAAATATCATACCTTACGCCTGCACCGAAATTCCAGTAATGACGGTTGCCAAGTACAGCCGGCTCAGTAAAATATCCAGCTCTTAGAGCTACAACCCTTTCGTACCAGTATTCTAAACCAAATGACCATTCTGCGCCGGGATTTTCCCATGCTGTTACAAGTGAAAGTGGCAAAGCGTCTGAGCCTAATGAGTCACGCTTAACAAGTAATTTGCCAAAGTCAACTGCCATCTTCAAATCATTAAACTCATCTTTGTACAAATTGAATGCTGTTCCAAGTCTGAGTGTGGTCGGCAGTGGGTCAGACTCGCGAATATATGTCACCTTTGGACCTACATTTTTAAGATTCAATCCTAATGATAATCTGTCCTTAATTCCTAGGAATTCAATATCTGTTGGTTTCCACAAAACACCAAGGTCAAATGAAGCACTTATACCTGTACCGGCTTCGCCACCTGTTTGAGCAGATGTCGGAGTTAAATTTGAATGGATATATCTGAGTTGAAATCCTACACCTAAGTCAGGTGCTACAATAGTTCCATAGGATAGACCCACAGAAAATTCATTTGAAATAAATTTTCCAAGAACCTGTCCGTTATCAGCTGTACGGGTAAATTCGCCCAAGTTCATGAAAATAAAGTTAAAAGCGACTGTACCGTCCAATTCTTCAAAAAATCTTCCTACAGTAGCGTAGCTGTAATATAGATCTGCATTAAACTGTGGTAACCAAGGAGAGAAAGCAAGAGCTACCTGAGTATAAGGCTGCTCTTCACGAGTTGCTGTTGCAGGGAAATAGTCCAAAAAGGCAAGACCGCCTGTATTCCAATAAATCGCATTAATATCATCGGCAACTGCAGTCCCGGTTTCTCCCATTCCGCTTGCCCTCGCATCAGGCGATATGAGCAAAAACGGCACAGCTGAACCGCCGGCTTGTGCGTGCATTGCTGCCGGTAAAAAGAATCCTGTTGCTACTATAGCTGTCATTATTGCCGCTTTAAGATATAACTTCATTATGTTAAAACCTCCAGATCATCAATATTGGTTTATAATTTTATATTTTACTTTTTAATTAGCTATTTTAATTAGTTTGCCACGCCCGAGAGTTAAACCGGAATCATGGATAATTCTGACGTTTACAAGATAAATACCATCGGCAATTCTATTGCCGCCACTATCTTTTCCATCCCAGAATATTTCTGATGTATGCAAACTGTTTAAAGTATTTTCTATATTTCGTATTAAGACGCCATTAATTGTATAAATCTCTAAATTTACATCATAAGGCGCCACTGCGTTATGTCTGAATACAATATTCGTGCCATCAGTGAAAGGATTTGGATAATTATATATGTTTTCTACCAAACCACCGTTATTTTCAGGTATTACAAAGAAAACTTCAGCTATAGAAAAGTTATTAAACACATCCCAGGCGCGAACACGAATTTTATGTTTTCCGGGACTTAATCCAAACAAAATATCTTCAACTGTTCCTCTTCGTGAATCTGTAAGAGAAGAACTGAATTTATCGGTAAGGTCAATAGATACAGGTGAGT
This window of the Ignavibacteriota bacterium genome carries:
- the rfaD gene encoding ADP-glyceromanno-heptose 6-epimerase; the protein is MIVLTGGAGFIGSCFLKTLNDKGISDVLVVDRLGNGTKWKNLTGKKFERFENKVVFRENLKNGKYDGQITAVFHFGACSSTTETDNDYLIDNNYQYSIDLAEFCLRNSVKFIYASSAATYGNGDNGYSDETYDELKPLNGYGFSKQLFDLWVIQNGYDKIFTGLKFFNVFGPNEYHKGDMASMIYKSYNQIKSIGMVRLFKSNTSEYSDGSQMRDFIYVKDACEVIWQLYTKGIQGGILNLGTGKSRSWNDLANAVFMALNLNSNIEYINMPENLTNQYQNFTEAEMKKLKVLGLDFNFASLEDSVNDYVTNYLSKNYLVY
- the atpG gene encoding ATP synthase F1 subunit gamma encodes the protein MATLRDIRNRIKGVKNTAKITSAMKMVSTAKLKRAQNAIESARPYFEKLDMILSNVSSTLGSDYTNPLLRQSDDVKNILLIVVTSDRGLCGSFNTNLLKEAVHLLNNQFPKDYPSSQTKVIAIGKKAVSFFKKRHYFVAAEFQGIFSELNFTIAQEIVNAYESDFIEAKYDKIMILGNEFITVMKQEPRLRNILPIVSGESITIGKQKKEEKTTADYIFEPDKKAILDDLLPKLVNIKIWRSILESNAAEQAARRFAMDNATRNAKELISMLELQYNKARQASITTEMLEIVGGAEALRAH
- a CDS encoding glycosyltransferase; translation: MKKKVKLYFTDFWATFDIYDNYFVNILKDHFDVDIDAQNPDFLFYSNFGIEYQNYNCIRIYFTGENCRPDFNHCDWAFSFDYSDDNRNYRLPLYALFADMNELLKPKETYKILNEKSEFCNFIYSNPGPEKRKLIFDKLSNYKKIHSAGRYLNNIGGPIGGFEKEKREYIRKFKFTFAFENSSYPGYTTEKILDPLLCGSIPIYWGNPLVAKDFNPKSFINYHDYNSDEEFIEAIIKYDNDDDLYRQMISEPPFENNLINKFVDKQNVSNRLKYILEQNIVPVSSKSSAFSKNILISSAWRLSSNIRYRAGKLTNKIKIFSLDRLKVKWLKFRENSKF
- a CDS encoding PorV/PorQ family protein; the protein is MKLYLKAAIMTAIVATGFFLPAAMHAQAGGSAVPFLLISPDARASGMGETGTAVADDINAIYWNTGGLAFLDYFPATATREEQPYTQVALAFSPWLPQFNADLYYSYATVGRFFEELDGTVAFNFIFMNLGEFTRTADNGQVLGKFISNEFSVGLSYGTIVAPDLGVGFQLRYIHSNLTPTSAQTGGEAGTGISASFDLGVLWKPTDIEFLGIKDRLSLGLNLKNVGPKVTYIRESDPLPTTLRLGTAFNLYKDEFNDLKMAVDFGKLLVKRDSLGSDALPLSLVTAWENPGAEWSFGLEYWYERVVALRAGYFTEPAVLGNRHYWNFGAGVRYDIFSLDFSFINTIEENHPLANTMRFSLLIDFN